From one Pagrus major chromosome 21, Pma_NU_1.0 genomic stretch:
- the gpt gene encoding alanine aminotransferase 2-like isoform X3: MTENGVSSRAKVLTIDTMNPTVKKVEYAVRGPIVQRAVELEKELSEGMKKPFAEVIKANIGDAHAMGQQPITFFRQVLALCSYPELLNDSTFPEDAKSRARRILQSCGGNSMGSYSASQGIDSVRQDVARYIERRDGGVPCDPDNIYLTTGASDGIVTMLKLLVCGEGATRTGVMISIPQYPLYSAALAELSAVQINYYLNEQKCWSMDISELQRSLDEARQHCNPRALCIINPGNPTGQVQSRQCIEDVIRFAAKERLFLMADEVYQDNVYADGCQFHSFKKVLFEMGPEYSNTVELVSFHSTSKCYMGECGFRGGYMEIINMDSEVKAQLTKLVSVRLCPPVPGQALMDLVVNPPQPGEPSHEKFIKERTATLGALADKAKLTEQVLNTVQGISCNPVQGAMYSFPCITIPEKAVKEAMDKGQQPDMFYCMKMLEETGICLVPGSGFGQKDGTYHFRMTILPPTDKLKILLSKVKEFHQKFTQQYS; the protein is encoded by the exons GGAATGAAGAAACCCTTCGCTGAGGTCATCAAGGCCAACATTGGTGATGCACACGCTATGGGCCAGCAGCCAATCACTTTCTTCCGACAG GTCCTGGCGCTCTGCTCCTACCCTGAACTGCTGAATGACAGCACATTCCCAGAGGATGCTAAAAGTAGAGCGCGCCGCATTCTGCAGTCCTGCGGAGGGAACAGTATGG GTTCCTACAGCGCCAGTCAGGGCATAGACTCTGTGCGTCAGGATGTGGCCCGGTACATTGAGCGAAGGGATGGCGGTGTGCCCTGCGACCCAGACAACATTTACCTCACCACAGGGGCCAGCGACGGCATTGTG ACCATGCTGAAGCTGCTGGTGTGTGGTGAAGGTGCAACCCGTACCGGCGTCATGATCTCCATTCCTCAGTATCCCTTGTACTCTGCTGCACTGGCAGAACTGAGCGCCGTGCAGATCAACTATTACCTTAATGAGCAAAAGTGCTGGAGTATGGACATCAGCGAGCTGCAGCGCTCTCTGGACGAGGCCCGGCAACACTGCAACCCCCGAGCCCTGTGCATCATCAACCCTGGGAACCCCACCG GTCAGGTTCAGAGCAGACAGTGCATCGAGGATGTAATCCGATTTGCAGCAAAGGAACGTCTCTTCCTCATGGCTGACGAG GTGTACCAGGATAATGTGTACGCTGATGGTTGCCAGTTCCACTCTTTTAAGAAGGTCCTGTTTGAAATGGGGCCAGAGTACTCAAATACAGTGGAGCTGGTATCCTTCCACTCCACCTCCAAATGTTACATGGGAGA GTGTGGCTTCCGTGGAGGCTACATGGAGATCATCAACATGGACAGTGAGGTGAAGGCCCAGCTGACCAAGCTggtgtctgtccgtctgtgtccTCCCGTTCCTGGTCAGGCTCTAATGGACCTGGTGGTCAACCCGCCACAGCCTGGGGAACCCTCACATGAAAAGTTCATCAAG GAGCGCACAGCAACCTTAGGTGCCTTAGCAGACAAGGCCAAGCTGACAGAGCAGGTTCTCAATACTGTGCAGGGCATCAGTTGCAATCCCGTGCAGGGTGCCATGTACTCCTTCCCTTGCATAACCATCCCTGAAAAGGCTGTAAAAGAGGCAATG GACAAGGGTCAGCAACCTGATATGTTTTACTGCATGAAGATGCTGGAGGAGACTGGGATCTGCCTCGTACCTGGGAGCGGCTTCGGACAGAAGGATGGAACCTACCACTTCAG AATGACCATCTTGCCACCGACAGACAAGCTGAAGATCCTGCTCAGCAAAGTCAAGGAGTTCCACCAGAAATTCACTCAGCAGTATTCTTAA
- the c1ql3b gene encoding complement C1q-like protein 3b yields the protein MIATGVCGVALVLVLVVLIPVMVNTAGTPARYEMLGSCQMVCDSHGTAATATAKVTNPIKDNRLVQSLPTFIQGPQGEPGRVGRMGPRGPGGEPGPPGPAGPPGERGAPGPPGLPGAPGVNGPNGAISAATYNTVPKIAFYAGLKKQHEGYEVLKFDDVVTNLGNHYDPSTGKFTCSIPGIYFFVYHVLMRGGDGTSMWADLCKNNQVRASAIAQDADQNYDYASNSVVLHLEPGDEIYIKLDGGKAHGGNNNKYSTFSGFMLYAD from the exons ATGATCGCAACTGGTGTTTGTGGCGTTGcgctggtgctggtgttggtggttCTGATCCCGGTCATGGTGAACACCGCCGGGACACCCGCGCGTTATGAGATGCTCGGATCATGTCAAATGGTGTGCGACTCGCACGGGACGGCAGCCACGGCCACAGCCAAGGTGACCAACCCGATCAAAGACAACCGCCTCGTTCAGTCGCTTCCGACGTTCATCCAAGGTCCTCAGGGAGAGCCGGGGCGCGTCGGGAGGATGGGTCCGAGGGGTCCAGGTGGAGAGCCAGGGCCACCTGGACCTGCTGGCCCGCCCGGAGAGAGAGGGGCGCCGGGCCCTCCGGGTCTCCCGGGAGCACCCGGAGTAAATGGGCCCAACGGTGCAATCAGCGCTGCCACTTACAACACCGTGCCAAAGATTGCGTTCTATGCAGGACTGAAGAAGCAGCACGAAGGATATGAAGTGCTGAAATTCGACGACGTGGTCACAAATCTTGGTAACCACTATGACCCCTCCACAGGGAAATTCACCTGCTCGATACCCGGGATTTACTTCTTTGTTTACCATGTGCTGATGCGAGGCGGAGATGGAACAAGCATGTGGGCTGATCTCTGTAAAAACAACCAG GTGAGAGCCAGCGCCATCGCCCAAGACGCCGACCAGAACTACGACTATGCCAGCAACAGTGTCGTCCTCCACCTCGAGCCCGGGGACGAGATTTACATCAAGCTTGACGGCGGGAAGGCGCACGGgggcaacaacaacaagtacAGCACCTTCTCCGGCTTCATGCTGTACGCTGATTGA
- the pter gene encoding N-acetyltaurine hydrolase, with amino-acid sequence MSQLSGKVQTVLGLVDPDQLGRTMTHEHLTMSFECCYFPPPTGDEAVAEDPFHMQHMHWLRQNPYACHENLLLQQETAAVREELLLYRKAGGGTIVENTTKGIDRDLPTLRQMAKDTGVHIVAGAGYYVDCTHTEATKRMSVEKLTDIIVSEVLHGADGTDIRCGVIGEIGTSWPITESETKVLKATAHAQAQLGCPVIIHPGRNPAAPAEIVRILQEAGGDISKTVMSHLDRTIFDDGELLEFAKLGSYLEYDLFGTEMLNYPYNLEVDMPSDSQRVKALAFLVKEGYEDKIVIAHDIHTKNRLTKYGGHGYSHILKNIVPKMLMRGFSQHQVDKILIDNPKRWLTFK; translated from the exons ATGTCACAGTTGAGCGGGAAGGTCCAGACCGTCCTGGGTCTCGTGGATCCGGACCAGCTTGGTCGGACCATGACTCATGAGCACCTGACCATGAGCTTCGAGTGCTGCTATTTTCCTCCTCCCACGGGCGACGAGGCGGTGGCGGAGGACCCGTTCCACATGCAGCACATGCACTGGCTGAGACAGAACCCCTACGCCTGCCACGAGAACCtactgctgcagcaggagaCCGCCGCCGTGCGGGAAGAGCTGCTACTCTACAGGAAGGCGGGCGGGGGAACCATAGTGGAGAACACCACCAAAGGCATCGACCGGGACCTGCCCACCCTCAGGCAGATGGCCAAGGACACCGGGGTCCATATCGTGGCAGGAGCCGGGTACTATGTGGACTGCACCCACACTGAGGCCACCAAGAGGATGAGTGTGGAGAAG CTCACCGACATCATCGTCAGCGAGGTGCTTCACGGTGCCGACGGCACAGACATCCGCTGCGGCGTGATCGGAGAGATCGGCACCAGCTGGCCAATCACAGAGAGCGAGACAAAGGTGCTGAAGGCCACGGCTCACGCTCAGGCCCAGCTTGGCTGCCCCGTCATCATCCATCCCGGGAGGAACCCTGCCGCTCCGGCTGAAATCGTCCGGATTCTTCAGGAGGCCGGTGGTGACATCAGCAAAACTGTCATGTCACACCTGGACAG GACTATATTTGATGATGGCGAGCTGCTTGAGTTTGCAAAGCTGGGGAGTTACCTGGAGTACGATCTGTTTGGAACTGAAATGCTGAATTACCCATATAACCTGGAGGTGGACATGCCCAGTGACAGCCAGAGAGTGAAGGC CTTGGCGTTCCTTGTGAAGGAGGGCTACGAGGACAAGATCGTGATCGCCCACGACATCCACACCAAGAACCGTCTCACCAAGTACGGCGGCCACGGCTACTCTCACATCCTGAAGAACATTGTGCCGAAGATGCTGATGCGAGGCTTCTCGCAGCACCAGGTGGACAAGATCCTCATCGACAACCCGAAACGCTGGCTGACCTTCAAgtaa